In Haemophilus parainfluenzae, the sequence TGGCTTCTACCCACGTGGTTTGCGATCCGACGCGTACACGTAAGCTTTTATTGAATAAACGTGAACTGGATAATCTTTTCGGTAAATCAAGCCGTGATGGTTTTACCATTGTTGCCCTTTCTCTTTATTGGAAAGGTGCTTGGGCAAAGATCAAAATCGGTCTTGCGAAAGGTAAAAAACAACATGATAAACGTGATGATATTAAAGAGCGTGAATGGAAAGTAGCGAAAGAGCGTATTATGAAAAACGCACATCGTGGATAACTCTCCCTCTAAACTGACAAAATGCCTCTCAACCGAAAGGCATTTTTCTTTTTTTCAATATGAAAAAAATTCTCATAGCCATGAATAAAATTATATTGATAATCATTCTCTTTTGAATTAGTATCTTCGCCCAATTCTTTTCGTTATATAAGGAGCTCTAATGAAAAAAGGCATTCACCCTGAAAATTATCGTACCGTTTTATTTTACGATTCCAACGCGAAACAAGGCTTTCTCATCCGTTCTTGTGCTAAAACCAACAACACCATGAAATGGGAAGATGGTAATGAATACCCTGTATTTATGTGCGATACCTCATCAGCCTCTCACCCATTTTATACTGGTAAAACTCGTCAAATTGGTAACGAAGGTCGTGCAAGTGAATTTGCAAACCGCTACGGTAAATTTGGCGCATTTAAATCAAAATAGGAATGTTCAATGAAAGTATTATCTTCACTCAAAAGCGCAAAAAACCGTCCTGGCTGCAAAATTGTTCGTCGCCACGGTATCGTTTATGTCATTTCGAAAACCAACCCTCGCTTTAAAGCGCGTCAAGGTGGGAAAAAGAAAGGTTAACCCCAATAAAAAAGAGCGGTCAAATTTCCGCTCTTTTTTTCATTTAGGCATTAAGGTTTATAAATAAACTCAACGCCTTCTTCATCTTCTTCATCCCAATCATCCCAGTCGTCATCTTCATCATCAAATTGATGTTCAGCGAGCTGTTCTTGATGGTAGTCTTCCCATTTGAATTTCACTTCTTCTGGTTTATTTTCTTCTACTTCCGCATCACGTGGATTTGCTTCAATGAAATCCATAATATCACGACAAAGTGGTGGCACATTTTTACCGGTTGCGGCAGAAATAAGGTGATACCCTTCTTCCCAACCAAGACGTTCAGTAATCTCTTGTGCACGTTCATGCGCCTCTTCTTCTGTCATCGTATCAATTTTATTGAAGACTAACCAACGCGGTTTATCTGCCAATTTTTCACTATATTGGAATAATTCTGACTCGATGATCGCAATATTATCAGCAGGATCGGATTCATCAATTGGGTTAATATCCACTAAATGAATTAACACACGACAACGTTCTAAGTGCTTTAAGAAACGAATACCCAAACCCGCACCATCCGATGCACCTTCAATCAATCCAGGAATATCTGCTACTACAAAGCTATGACTCTCATCCACTTTCACTACGCCTAAACTTGGCACTAAAGTGGTAAATGGATAATCAGCAACTTTTGGTTTTGCAGCTGAAACGGCGCGAATAAAGGTGGATTTACCCGCATTCGGTAAACCTAACATCCCGACGTCCGCAAGAAGCATTAATTCTAATAATAAATCGCGTTTTTCACCTGGTGTCCCCATGGTTTTTTGGCGAGGCGCACGGTTCACTGAAGATTTGAAACGTGTGTTCCCTAAACCATGATAACCACCTTTCGCCACTAACATTTTGGCGCCATGCTTTGTTAAATCGCCAAGTACTTCTTTGGTGTCATTATCAATTGCACGCGTTCCCACCGGCACACGTAACGTAATGTCTTTACCGCGACGACCGGTACAATCTGAACTGTGACCATTCTCACCGCGTTCTGCAGCAAAACGTTTCGTAAAACGATAATCGATCAAGGTATTTAAGTTTTCGTCTGCAACCAAATAAACATCACCGCCATCACCGCCATCACCGCCATCTGGGCCGCCTTTGGGGATAAATTTTTCACGGCGGAAACTTACACAACCGTTTCCACCATCCCCTGCTTCCACACGAATCAGGGCTTCATCAATAAATTTCATAAAAACTCTCCAATATTTAACCGCACTTTACTTTGATTGCGGTAATAACTTATGTCCGATTGCCGACAAAATTGCTCCGCATACTACAACAAACGCCCCGATATAGCTAATCATATTTAATTCTGGCGCGGCAAAATTATCAGGGCTCGCATAATGCGCAAGATGAGCAAAGAAAATGGTAAATAGTGGTACTAAAGTAATCACAACGCTTACTTTAGATACCTCCCAACGATTAAGGGCTTCAGCATAAGCGCCATAACCAAATAAGGTATTTAAGCAACAATAAGCCAAACAACCAAATGCTAACGGACTGAGCTCTCTCACTTGGGAAAATTCAGCAATAGGCGTAAATACCAAAAGACAACCGAAATAAATCATTAATAAAATTTGTGGTGAACTAAAACGGCGAAGCATTAATTTCTGTGCCATACCATAAGCAACCCAAATTAACGAGCCTGCCAGACTTAATAATACGCCCGTTAAATAGCGGCTTTCCCCTTGAAACCCATCTAGCTTATCATTGAAGAAAAGCACTAATCCTACAAGTAATAAGACTAAACCTATTTTTTGGTGTAATCCGAGCTTTTCTTTAAAGACAAAAAGACCACAAATCAACATGCCAAAAGAGGAAAAGTGAATAAAAATTTGAGCCGAAGAAGGATCGATAAACTTAAGTGAGCTATTAAATAAGAAGAAGTTACCTGACAACCCTATGACACCAATTACTACCAACCAAATAAATTGACCACCTTTCAAAAATTGTGGCAATTTTTTCTTATAGGCAAGCAAAATAAAGAGCGCTAGAAATGCCACAATAAAGCGATACCACACGATCGTTTGTGGCGTCATCACGGATAAAACCTGTTTTAACGCAATAGGTAAAGATCCCCATGCCATCGCTGTAATTAAAGCAAATAGAAATCCTAAAAGAGGTTGTTGTTTCATGATGTCTTCCTTTATTTGGCTAAAGCACAGTTAGGAATTCAGGTAAATTTCATTCTAAGAAATATTAAAGAGAATGAATGATAGTGCCAAGATAACAGATTTGATTAATGATTGTAAATCACAGGTAAGAAAACAAAGAAAACGCCCCACAGATAATGCGGGGCGTTTATCAAATCAGATGTAAAATTATTCAGTTACAATACTTACGTATTTACGGCTTTTCTCGCCTTTCACTTCAAATTTTACTTTACCGTCAGCGGTAGCAAATAAGGTGTGGTCACGGCCCATACCTACGTTGTTACCTGCGTGGAATTTAGTACCACGTTGACGTACAATGATGCTACCTGCTAATACAGATTCGCCACCGAAACGTTTAACACCAAGGCGTTTAGCTTCAGAATCACGACCGTTACGAGTTGAACCACCAGCTTTTTTAGTTGCCATCTACTTGATCTCCTCTGAAATTATGCTTGAATCCCAGTGATTTTCACTTCTGTGAACCACTGACGATGACCTTGTTGTTTACGGCTGTGTTTACGACGACGGAACTTAACGATTTTAACTTTATCGCCACGACCTTGTGCCACAACTTCAGCCACTACTTTCGCGCCAGCTACTACTGGTGCACCAATTTTAACATCTTCACCATTAACGACCATCAACACTGAGTCGAACTCAACTGTTGAGCCAGTTGCAAGTTCAAGTTTTTCTAAACGAACTACTTGACCTTCGCTCACACGGTGTTGTTTACCGCCACTTTGGAAAACTGCGTACATAAATACTCCGCTATAATTGTGCTTCTCCGTTACTATTTTCGGTCCGCACTTCAAAATTCATATAAATAGGTCGCAAATTCTACGGAAAAAACAACTCGATCGCAAGCACTTATTTGCAATAAAATAAAAAAAAGCGCTTTTCCTCGAGTTTAATTTCAGAAACCTTGAAAAATCGGGTAAAATTCACCGCACTTTTCTTTTATATACACAACCATCGAACCAAATGAAGATGAACAAACAAGATTTAATGGATATGCATTCAATCCAAGCATTAACCGATGCGGATATGCAGAAAGTCAACCAAGCTATTTTAGCACAAATTAACTCAGACGTGCCGATGGTTAATCAGCTTGGTTTTTATATTGTACAAGGTGGCGGAAAACGTATTCGACCACTTATTGCGGTCTTAGCGGCGCGTGCATTAGGCTACGAAAGCGATAAAGTAGCAACTTGTGCGACCTTTGTAGAATTTATTCACACTGCTTCTTTATTACACGATGATGTGGTAGATGAATCTGATATGCGTCGAGGTCGCGCAACGGCTAACTCTGCTTTTGGTAATGCCGCTAGCGTATTAGTAGGTGACTTCATTTATACTCGTGCATTCCAATTAGTGGCGCAGTTACAATCGCTAGATATTCTTCGCATTATGGCCGATGCCACCAACGTGTTGGCAGAAGGTGAAGTTCAACAATTAATGAACGTGAATGATCCGGATACCACAGAAGAAAGTTATATGCGCGTGATTTATAGTAAAACAGCACGCTTATTTGAAGTGGCGGCACAATCTGTTGCGATTGTTGCGGGTGCTGAAAAATCAATTGAAACCGCATTTCAAGAATATGGTCGCTATCTCGGTACTGCATTCCAATTAGTGGATGACGTGCTAGATTACAGCGCAAACGCTGCAGCATTAGGCAAAAATGTGGGTGACGACCTCGCTGAAGGTAAACCGACTCTTCCTTTATTACACGCAATGCGTCACGGTAATCCACAACAAGCCGCGCTTATTCGCGAAGCCATTGAACAAGGCGGAAAACGTGATGCGATCGATGAAGTGCTTGCGATTATGGCTGAACATAAATCCCTTGATTATGCGATGGATCGTGCGAAACAAGAAGCCAAAAAAGCGGTTGATTCTATTGCCTTATTACCTGAAAGCGAATACAAAAAAGCCTTAATTTCACTGGCTTATTTATCGGTAGACCGAACTTATTAATATGACTGAAGAACAAATTCAACCGCAAAGTGCGGTCGATTCTCAACCTAAATTTCAAAAACCGCGTAAACAAAAAGTACGCAAGGATCCCAATGCGCCTTTTATTCGTGAAAAACTTGAATTACCCGAAGGACATAATAAGTTGCTTCTCCACTCTTGCTGTGCGCCTTGCTCAGGTGAAGTGATGGAAGCCATTTTGGCCTCGGGTATTGAATTTACGATTTATTTTTACAACCCGAATATTCATCCATTAAAAGAATATTTAATTCGTAAAGAAGAAAATATCCGCTTTGCCCAAAAATTTGGGATTCCGTTTATTGATGCTGACTACGATCGCCAACAATGGTTTGATCGCGCAAAAGGCATGGAATGGGAACCTGAACGTGGAATTCGTTGTACCATGTGTTTTGATATGCGTTTTGAAAAAGCCGCTGAATATGCTCATGAGCATGGTTTTCCTGTGTTTACTAGTTGCCTTGGTATTTCTCGCTGGAAAGACATGGATCAAATCAACGGTTGCGGTCACCGTGCGGCTGAAAAATATGATGATGTGATTTATTGGGATTACAACTGGCGTAAAGCTGGCGGATCGCAACGCATGATCGAAATCAGTAAGCGTGAACGTTTTTATCAGCAAGAATATTGTGGCTGCGTTTATTCTTTACGAGACAGCAATAAATGGCGTGAAGAAACAGGGCGACAAAAAATTGAAATTGGTAAACTCTATTACACGCCCGATTAAAAACTCATAAAAAAAGAACCGCACTTTCAACATGCGGTTCTTTTTTATTTAATCGACGATAAGGCGCCCACCTAATGCATTCTCTAAAGAATGATCTAATTGTTGAATTCGCGTACATAACACGTTTTCAATCTGGGCATTTTTATTCTTTTCTTGGGTTAATTCAAAACTTAAATTCAAGGCAACAATAGAAAGCACACGGTCTAATTGCAATAAACCTGTACGCTCTTTCATTTCAGACACTTGAAGATCTAAATTGCGCGCTGCTTGACGCAAAATCTCTTCTTGTTCAGCAGGGACATTCAAGCGCAGCACTTGCCCTAATACAACAACTTCAACCAGTTTTAATGACATGTTATTCCCTTATGTTGAATGCTCAAGTGTTCCTATTATGCCACAGCCAAATGCCTTCGTCATAATTTTTACGTTTAATTGACCGCTCTTTATCCGTTCGCCCCATTTCGCAATTTACGCTATAATGCGACACTTTTCATTATTTTTGAACGGAATATTTATGCCAACTATCGCTCCTAATCCATTAGTCCTAGTGGACGGTTCATCTTATTTATATCGTGCTTTCCATGCATTTCCGCCACTCACCAATTCAGCCGGCGAACCGACTGGCGCCATGTACGGTGTATTGAACATGCTCAAAAGCCTGATTTCGCAAGTGCAACCGAGCCATATTGCGGTAGTCTTTGATGCGAAAGGCAAAACTTTCCGTGATGAAATGTTTGAACAATATAAATCCCATCGTCCACCGATGCCCGACGATCTGCGTAAACAAATTCAGCCGTTACACGATATTATCCGTGCCCTTGGCATTCCTCTTTTAGTCATTGAAGGCGTGGAGGCGGACGATGTCATTGGTACCTTAGCGGTAGCGGCTTCCAAAGCTAATCAAAAAGTCTTGATCAGCACCGGCGATAAAGACATGGCACAGCTAGTGGATGACAACATTATGTTGATCAATACCATGAATAATACCCTATTAGATCGCGAGGCCGTGATTGAAAAATACGGTATTCCACCAGAACTCATCATCGATTACTTAGCGCTAATGGGCGATAGCGCCGATAATATTCCAGGCGTGGCGGGTGTCGGTGAAAAAACCGCACTTGGTCTCTTGCAAGGTATCGGCAGCATGGCAGAAATTTATGCCAACTTAGACAAAGTGGCTGAATTGCCAATTCGTGGGGCAAAAAAATTAGGTGATAAATTATTGGCGGAAAAAGAAATGGCGGATTTATCCTATCGCCTTGCCACGATCAAAACTGATGTCGCTCTCGATATTACACCAGAGCAACTCACTCTTGGCGCAAGCAATAACGATCAACTCACTGAATATTTCGGCCGTTATGAATTTAAACGTTGGCTCAATGAAGTGATGAATGGCGCTGATTCCATTACTAATAATAACGAACAACCGACCAAGATTAATCACTATCAAGCTACGCCAGCACTCGCTCAAAACAATAGCGATGAAACATTGCCGGCAATTCAAATTGATCGTAGCCGTTATGAAACCTTGCTCACCGAAGCGGATTTAAATCGTTGGGTGGAAAAACTCAAGCAAGCCAAACTTTTTGCCTTAGATACAGAAACCGATAATTTAGATTATATGGCTGCCAACTTAGTGGGGATTTCCTTTGCGCTAGAAAACGGTGAAGCGGCCTATTTACCGTTGCAATTAGATTATTTAGGTGCGCCAAAAACCCTTGAAAAAACAACCGCACTTTCGCTGTTAAAACCGGTTTTAGAAAATCCAGCCATTCAAAAAGTCGGGCAAAACTTCAAGTACGACCTCACTATTTTCGCCCGTAATGGCATTGATGTGCAAGGTGTAGCTTTCGATACCATGTTGGAGTCCTATGTGCTCAACAGCACTGGTCGTCATAATATGGACGATCTGGCGAAACGTTATTTAGGACATCAAACCATCAGTTTTGAAGAGATTGCAGGCAAAGGTAAAAATCAACTGACCTTTAACCAAATTCCATTAGAACAAGCCGCTGAGTACGCGGCGGAAGATGCTGATGTAACAATGAAACTGCAACAAGTGCTATGGGAAAAACTCTCGAAAGAACCCACTCTTGAAAAACTCTTTAAAGAAATGGAATTGCCATTGTTAGGCGTACTTTCCCGTATGGAACGTCGTGGTGTCTTAATTAATAGCGATGCACTATTCCTGCAATCTAACGAAATCGCTAACCGTTTAAGTGAATTAGAAGAACAAGCCTACGCCTTGGCGGGGCAACCATTTAATTTAGCTTCCACCAAACAATTACAAGAAATTTTATTTGATAAATTAGGTTTACCCGTTATTCAAAAAACACCAAAAGGTGCGCCATCCACTAACGAGGAAGTGTTGGAAGAACTGGCATTTAGCCATGAATTGCCGAAAGTGTTGGTAGAACATCGTGGGCTAAGCAAACTAAAATCGACCTACACCGACAAATTGCCGCAAATGGTGAATCCGCAAACGGGTCGAGTGCATACTTCCTATCATCAAGCGGTGACAGCTACCGGTCGTCTTTCATCAAGTGATCCGAATCTGCAAAACATTCCGATTCGTAATGAAGAAGGTCGCCGTATTCGTCAGGCATTTATTGCGCGCGAAGGCTTTACTGTTGTGGCAGCTGACTATTCGCAAATCGAGCTGCGCATTATGGCGCACCTATCACAAGATCAGGGCTTAATTAATGCTTTTACCCAAGGCAAAGATATTCACCGCTCTACCGCAGCAGAAATCTTTGGTGTCGCACTAGATGAAGTAACATCCGAACAACGCCGCAATGCTAAAGCGATTAACTTCGGTTTAATTTATGGTATGTCAGCCTTTGGCTTATCGCGTCAACTCGGTATTGGCCGTGCAGATGCCCAGAGCTATATGGATTTGTATTTCAAACGCTATCCAGGCGTACAAACTTTTATGCATGATATTCGTGAAAAAGCTAAAGCCCAAGGCTATGTGGAAACCCTATTCGGCCGTCGTTTATATCTGCCGGATATTAACTCCTCTAACGGTATGCGCCGTAAAGCAGCCGAACGTGTCGCGATCAATGCACCAATGCAAGGCACTGCCGCAGACATTATCAAACGAGCCATGATTCAATTGGATCAAACACTACAAAACGATCCCGATATTGCGATGATTATGCAGGTGCACGATGAATTGGTGTTTGAAGTGCGGTCAGAAAAAGTCGCGTTTTATAGCGAGCTCATCAAAACACACATGGAAAGCGCAGCTGATTTAGTCGTACCACTGATTGTAGAAGTAGGTCAAGGCACTAACTGGGATGAGGCGCACTAAGGAATATAGTCATGAATAAAGTTATTCAAAGTCAGCACTTTAAGGCAGAACGTGCTTGGGGAGCACTTGATATTACCAATATGAATGGTATTTCCGTGCGTCTTCACTGGACAGACAAACCTTACAAATGGCATATCAATGACGGTGAAGAAGTCTTTGCTGTCATGGATGGTACAGTGGAAATGCGCTACAAAGAAGAAGGCCAAGATAAAGCCGTATTGCTCCATACAGGTGATATTTTTTATGCGGGTATCGGTACCGAACACGTTGCTCATCCACAAGGCGAAGCGCGCATATTAGTCATAGAGAAAGAAGACAGTATTTAATAAATTAAAAGAATTTTATGAACCAAGAAAGACTCAACAAAATCGAAAAATCATTACTTCACCTTGTGGAACGTGATGTTGTTCCCGCACTTGGCTGTACTGAACCTATCTCTTTAGCGCTTGCCGCAGCAACAGCGGCTAAATATTTAGGCAAAACACCTGAACGTATTGAAGCTAAAGTATCACCAAACTTAATGAAAAATGGATTGGGCGTTGCAGTACCGGGAACGGGCATGGTCGGCTTGCCTATTGCTGCAGCAATTGGTGCTTTAGGCGGCGATCCTGAGGGTGAGTTGGAAGTGTTAAAACACATCACGCCAGAACAAGTTTCACAAGCCAAAGCGATGCTTGATAAAAAGCTCGTTAATGTGGATATTCATCAAACCGATCATATCTTATATTCAGAAGCCATGTTGTTTGCCGATAATGACCGAGTGAAAGTAGCCATTCAAGATCAACACACAAACATCATTTTAATTGAAAAAAATGGCGAAGTTGTTTTTGAGAAAGAACATGATGAATGTGCTGATTGCGATCCTTATGATATTTTCAAACAGGTGAGCGCACGTGAAATCTTTGAATTTTCTTGTGAAGTTGAGCTCGATAAAATCCGCTTTATCGGACAAGCTGCCGCTCTAAACCGAGCGCTGTCTAACGAAGGATTACGTGAAAATTACGGCTTACACATTGGCAGAACGTTACGCAAACAAGTTGGTAGTGGCTTAATGTCAGATGATTTACTCAGCAAAATCATGATCGAAACTACTGCAGCCTCCGATGCGCGTATGGGTGGAGCTACATTACCAGCAATGAGTAATTCAGGCTCTGGCAACCAAGGTATTGCTGCGACTATGCCCGTGGTTGTGGTCGCCGATTATTTAAACGTGAGTGAAGAAAAACGTCTCCGTGCCCTCTTCTTATCACATTTAATGGCCATTTATATCCACAGTAAATTACCCAAACTTTCTGCCCTTTGTGCGGTAACAACTGCCTCTATGGGAAGCTGTGCGGGTATCGCCTATTTGCTTACAGGTAAATTTGAAACCGTGAGCATGGGGATTTGCAGCATGATTGGTGATATTAGCGGAATCATCTGCGATGGCGCATCCAATAGCTGTGCCATGAAAGTGTCCACCAGCGTAGCATCTGGCTATAAATCGGTGCTTATGGCAATGGATGAAACTCATGTTACGGGTAATGAAGGTATTGTTGAACATGATCTCGATCGCACTATCGACAATCTATGCTCAATTGCTTCTAAAAGTATGCATCATATTGATCGCCAAGTGATTGAAATTATGGTGAGTAAACCTTGCCCTTAATATCAAGATAACTTACGATAAAGTGCGGTCAGAAAAACACACAAATTTCTGACCGCACTTTTTTTATATCAAAAAAACATATTTTCTAGCTAAAAGTTATTGGCACTACCTTCTTATTTTTTTAGAAAATACCGACCTACTTAGTTCTAAAAGAGAAGGAATATTTATGCTTTTAACCGGATTACTTTGCGGAATTTTACTCGGATTTGTGATGCAGCGTGGGCGCTTTTGTATTACTGGCGCATTTCGCGATATGTATGTCACCAAAAATAACAAAATGTTTGTAGCCCTTCTATTGGCGATTACCGTGCAATCCATCGGTTTCTTTCTCTTAAAAGAAATCGGTGTATTAAATGTCGATCCGGCTGAAAATTTTGCCTTTTTAGCGGTGATTATCGGTGCCTTTGTATTTGGCATCGGTATTGTTCTTGCTGGCGGTTGTGCGACAGGTACGTGGTACCGTGCTGCGGAAGGCTTAGTCGGCAGTTGGGTTGCGTTATTCACTTATATGTTGTTAAGTGCCATCATGCGTACTGGCCCATTAGGCGAATTCAATAAAACTTTACGCAGCATCAATATTGAACAACGCAACATTTACGATACATTCGGTATCTCACCTTGGTGGTTAGTCGCATTATTAACTTTAGTGACAGCTTTCTATGTGTACAAACATCTCAGTAAACCCAGCGTAAAAGTTGCGGCATTAAAACCGAAGAAAACAGGGCTTGCCCACTTATTATTTGAAAAACGCTGGCACCCATTTTTCTCTGCTGTATTAATCGGATTAATCGCGCTTGCGGCTTGGCCACTCAGTGTCGCTACGGGTCGTGAGTTTGGACTTGGGATCACTGGTCCATCCGCTAATATCATGCAATTCCTCGTTACTGGCGACGGTAAATTTATTAACTGGGGCGTATTCTTAGTCTTAGGGATTTTTATCGGGTCATTCATCGGCGCGAAAGCAAGCAATGAATTTCGTGTTCGCGTACCGGATGCCACCACGATTCTACGCAGCGGACTCGGCGGTATTCTCATGGGTATTGGCGCAACCCTTGCGGGTGGCTGTTCTATCGGTAACGGTTTAGTCGAAACTGCCTTTTTCTCTTGGCAAGGTTGGGTCTCATTGCCATTGATGATTCTCGGCACTTGGGTAGCCGCCTACTTCACCATTATCCGTCCACAACGTTTAAAATTAGCAAAAGCATCATAAGGAGTTTATATGATCGTTAAATTACCAACACTCGGCCTTGTTTGCCCATTTCCTCTCGTTGAAGCAAAGGAAGCTATGGCTAAGTTAAACAAAGGCGATGGCCTAGAAATTGAATTCGACTGCACACAAGCCACTGAAGCCATTCCCGCTTGGGCGGCTGAAGAAGGTTATGAAGTCACAAACTTTGAGCAAATTGATGATGCGAAATGGTCAATTACAGTGATTAAATAATAAAAAAGTGCGGTTAGAAAAATATATAAATTTCTGACCGCACTTTTGCTTTAATGAATCGAAATAATTAAATCAATTCAACTGGTACTTTCACCACTAGTTTTTTCACAAAACTTGATTTGCCGTTCACGGTGCAACCTGGTTTATGTGGTTCATAAGGGAAAAAGACCGCAAACATTTTTGGTAAAAGTGTTACGGTGCTTTTATCTTCAATTTGTGGAGTAAGTTGGTAATCATCTGCATCACGATATTCATCGTATAAGCTGAGATTTGGATAAGTCGCGCTTACTTCAACATTTTCTTCACCACGAATAAGTAATTGAATATCTAGATATTTATGGTGAAGTTCAGCTTGTTTGCTATCCGCGTCAACCGTATCAAATTCCATGACATTCATATAAACTTGCTCGCTTAAATCATGACGACCATTTTCTAATGCTTCAAGATCTAACGTGTTGAGATGATCGCAAATGTCCGCGATAACTTTTGGTAAACCCACTTTGAAATTTGGGTTATTTAATGCACTGATAATCATAGTGTCTCCTTACGTATGTATTTGTATGAGAATATGATAACAAGTTGCTTATATTAAATAAAGTTACCAATAAATTTAAAACTCTGTATAATAAGCGAGCTTTATTTTCTGCATTAGCGTGCGGCTATCAAAAGAAATTTTTAAAC encodes:
- the polA gene encoding DNA polymerase I; the protein is MPTIAPNPLVLVDGSSYLYRAFHAFPPLTNSAGEPTGAMYGVLNMLKSLISQVQPSHIAVVFDAKGKTFRDEMFEQYKSHRPPMPDDLRKQIQPLHDIIRALGIPLLVIEGVEADDVIGTLAVAASKANQKVLISTGDKDMAQLVDDNIMLINTMNNTLLDREAVIEKYGIPPELIIDYLALMGDSADNIPGVAGVGEKTALGLLQGIGSMAEIYANLDKVAELPIRGAKKLGDKLLAEKEMADLSYRLATIKTDVALDITPEQLTLGASNNDQLTEYFGRYEFKRWLNEVMNGADSITNNNEQPTKINHYQATPALAQNNSDETLPAIQIDRSRYETLLTEADLNRWVEKLKQAKLFALDTETDNLDYMAANLVGISFALENGEAAYLPLQLDYLGAPKTLEKTTALSLLKPVLENPAIQKVGQNFKYDLTIFARNGIDVQGVAFDTMLESYVLNSTGRHNMDDLAKRYLGHQTISFEEIAGKGKNQLTFNQIPLEQAAEYAAEDADVTMKLQQVLWEKLSKEPTLEKLFKEMELPLLGVLSRMERRGVLINSDALFLQSNEIANRLSELEEQAYALAGQPFNLASTKQLQEILFDKLGLPVIQKTPKGAPSTNEEVLEELAFSHELPKVLVEHRGLSKLKSTYTDKLPQMVNPQTGRVHTSYHQAVTATGRLSSSDPNLQNIPIRNEEGRRIRQAFIAREGFTVVAADYSQIELRIMAHLSQDQGLINAFTQGKDIHRSTAAEIFGVALDEVTSEQRRNAKAINFGLIYGMSAFGLSRQLGIGRADAQSYMDLYFKRYPGVQTFMHDIREKAKAQGYVETLFGRRLYLPDINSSNGMRRKAAERVAINAPMQGTAADIIKRAMIQLDQTLQNDPDIAMIMQVHDELVFEVRSEKVAFYSELIKTHMESAADLVVPLIVEVGQGTNWDEAH
- a CDS encoding cupin domain-containing protein, coding for MNKVIQSQHFKAERAWGALDITNMNGISVRLHWTDKPYKWHINDGEEVFAVMDGTVEMRYKEEGQDKAVLLHTGDIFYAGIGTEHVAHPQGEARILVIEKEDSI
- a CDS encoding serine dehydratase subunit alpha family protein, whose product is MNQERLNKIEKSLLHLVERDVVPALGCTEPISLALAAATAAKYLGKTPERIEAKVSPNLMKNGLGVAVPGTGMVGLPIAAAIGALGGDPEGELEVLKHITPEQVSQAKAMLDKKLVNVDIHQTDHILYSEAMLFADNDRVKVAIQDQHTNIILIEKNGEVVFEKEHDECADCDPYDIFKQVSAREIFEFSCEVELDKIRFIGQAAALNRALSNEGLRENYGLHIGRTLRKQVGSGLMSDDLLSKIMIETTAASDARMGGATLPAMSNSGSGNQGIAATMPVVVVADYLNVSEEKRLRALFLSHLMAIYIHSKLPKLSALCAVTTASMGSCAGIAYLLTGKFETVSMGICSMIGDISGIICDGASNSCAMKVSTSVASGYKSVLMAMDETHVTGNEGIVEHDLDRTIDNLCSIASKSMHHIDRQVIEIMVSKPCP
- a CDS encoding YeeE/YedE family protein, which encodes MLLTGLLCGILLGFVMQRGRFCITGAFRDMYVTKNNKMFVALLLAITVQSIGFFLLKEIGVLNVDPAENFAFLAVIIGAFVFGIGIVLAGGCATGTWYRAAEGLVGSWVALFTYMLLSAIMRTGPLGEFNKTLRSINIEQRNIYDTFGISPWWLVALLTLVTAFYVYKHLSKPSVKVAALKPKKTGLAHLLFEKRWHPFFSAVLIGLIALAAWPLSVATGREFGLGITGPSANIMQFLVTGDGKFINWGVFLVLGIFIGSFIGAKASNEFRVRVPDATTILRSGLGGILMGIGATLAGGCSIGNGLVETAFFSWQGWVSLPLMILGTWVAAYFTIIRPQRLKLAKAS
- a CDS encoding sulfurtransferase TusA family protein, with amino-acid sequence MIVKLPTLGLVCPFPLVEAKEAMAKLNKGDGLEIEFDCTQATEAIPAWAAEEGYEVTNFEQIDDAKWSITVIK
- the nanQ gene encoding N-acetylneuraminate anomerase — encoded protein: MIISALNNPNFKVGLPKVIADICDHLNTLDLEALENGRHDLSEQVYMNVMEFDTVDADSKQAELHHKYLDIQLLIRGEENVEVSATYPNLSLYDEYRDADDYQLTPQIEDKSTVTLLPKMFAVFFPYEPHKPGCTVNGKSSFVKKLVVKVPVELI